A portion of the Caenorhabditis elegans chromosome III genome contains these proteins:
- the spe-6 gene encoding Serine/threonine-protein kinase spe-6 (Confirmed by transcript evidence), which produces MSEQRDSRGMPQAGFIIEHQSSDHKWKVLRNIYSGPFSDVYVVADTVTNEKYAMKCERQEGNSRPVLKLDVMVLMATKGLRGFPNFVAAGRTDVYRYCIMQLVGPDLGRLRRTRPERKFSLPTALQILGQTLRRLEDLHNCGWLCRDVKAPNFCIGVGENESTVYILDFGFARKFVDKEGKIIPPRTAAALMGTFQYCAVSAHSHKDQCARDDLESWFYMGIELLKGPLPWANIDGHKNHKQIGEAKVAIRSEPLRSEFFEGVPKQFNEILTILDQTSYFDRPNYKKLGDLLSQAATEHQVTLKEPLDWQNNERMQQKAIFVGELGESHQASAKLDAKDNANESMDIEFDDMPPKEGISKSLSAEKSCTKNVETARTEK; this is translated from the exons atgaGCGAGCAACGCGATTCTCGTGGAATGCCACAG gctgGATTCATTATCGAACATCAAAGCAGTGACCATAAGTGGAAAGTGTTGCGAAATATCTACTCGGGACCGTTTTCAGATGTTTATGTCGTTGCGGAT acagtAACGAACGAAAAGTATGCGATGAAATGTGAGAGACAAGAAGGAAACTCTCGTCCAGTCCTGAAGCTAGACGTGATGGTTCTGATGGCGACGAAGGGTCTTCGAGGATTTCCGAACTTTGTGGCGGCAGGCAGAACTGATGTTTATAG GTACTGCATAATGCAACTCGTCGGACCGGATCTTGGTCGGCTGCGTCGAACACGTCCGGAACGCAAGTTCTCCCTTCCAACAGCTCTCCAAATTCTCGGACAAACTCTCCGACGCCTCGAGGATCTTCACAATTGCGGATGGCTTTGTCGAGACGTGAAGGCGCCGAATTTCTGCATTGGTGTCGGCGAGAACGAGTCGACCGTCTATATTCTGGATTTTGGATTCGCCAGGAAATTTGT agacaaGGAGGGCAAAATCATCCCGCCGAGAACCGCTGCAGCACTGATGGGAACTTTTCAATATTGTGCAGTTTCTGCCCACTCTCACAAGGACCAATGTGCACGGGACGACTTGGAAAGCTGGTTTTACATGGGTATTGAGTTGCTCAAGGGACCACTTCCATGGGCGAATATCGACGGTCACAAGAATCACAAGCAGATTGGAGAGGCGAAAGTCGCGATTCGAAGCGAGCCGCTTCGATCCGAGTTTTTCGAAGGAGTCCCGAAGcaatttaatgaaattctCACGATTCTGGATCAAACGTCGTATTTCGACAGGCCAAATTACAAGAAGCTCGGTGATTTGCTGTCTCAGGCCGCCACGGAGCATCAAGTGACACTGAAAGAGCCTTTGGACTGGCAGAATAATGAGAGAATGCAGCAAAAGGCGATTTTCGTCGGGGAACTCGGAGAATCTCATCAAGCGTCGGCGAAGTTGGATGCGAAGGACAATGCGAATGAGTCGATGGATATTGAATTTGATGATATGCCACCAAAAGAGGGAATTTCTAAATCGCTCAGTGCGGAGAAATCGTGTAcaa aaaacgtCGAAACTGCGAGAACGGAGAAGTGA
- the Y66D12A.21 gene encoding TM2 domain-containing protein Y66D12A.21 (Confirmed by transcript evidence), which yields MRQLLLTLSLISVSASDATVKCDDLDPNQYLCKNYAVDTITQQSVTCAADNSIQVMCETAEHIKCVGKDQFGIFNRTVPSACHYGAHVSYTTTVLLSIFLGFFGIDRIYLGYYALGLIKMFSLGGLFVFWLVDIILISLQLLGPADGTAYAMAYYGPKAQMIRFDSHTNFSFYTCDGCL from the exons ATGCGTCAGCTTCTTCTCACATTGTCGCTAATTTCAGTGTCGGCAAGTGATGCAACTGTGAAATGTGATGATTTAGACCCAAATCA atatctATGTAAAAACTACGCTGTGGACACAATTACCCAACAATCCGTGACATGTGCCGCTGATAATTCGATTCAAGTGATGTGTGAGACGGCGGAGCACATAAAATGCGTTGGAAAGGAtcaattcggaatttttaatcgaaCT gtCCCCAGCGCTTGTCATTACGGAGCCCATGTCAGCTACACCACAACAGtacttttatcgatttttctcggattttttggaattgatcGGATTTATCTCGGGTATTATGCGTTAG GTCTCATCAAAATGTTCTCACTTGGCGGTCTCTTTGTGTTTTGGCTTGTCGATATCATTCTTATAAGCCTACAATTACTGGGCCCGGCCGATGGTACGGCCTACGCTATGGCTTATTATGGCCCGAAGGCCCAAATGATAAG gttCGACAGTCACACCAACTTCTCGTTCTACACCTGCGATGGATGTctgtaa